One window from the genome of Dermacentor silvarum isolate Dsil-2018 chromosome 7, BIME_Dsil_1.4, whole genome shotgun sequence encodes:
- the LOC119459495 gene encoding BTB/POZ domain-containing protein 1 — MYTRTAAQKYLMEDLVLDCETYIHEYVEADQVCRLIDYAMLTDNQGIHAMVTDTIARHGKYVLLSQGFVDCLEQTAHFVLDRITSTATEGDITRAVLKWADSHCRKKRVDFKVALASFLPKLRFLSLTPQEFVQFSAPAVTRGAMTAADALAILTELIRGHSKQLPPWLCRVSGPRTGIPAQPSAQVA; from the exons ATGTACACACGTACGGCAGCCCAGAAGTACTTGATGGAAGATCTCGTGCTCGACTGCGAGACGTACATCCACGAATACGTCGAAGCTGACCAGGTGTGCCGACTAATCGACTACGCCATGCTGACAGACAACCAGGGCATCCACGCCATGGTCACCGACACGATCGCCAGACATGGGAAGTACGTGCTCCTCTCGCAAGGCTTCGTCGACTGCTTGGAGCAGACGGCGCACTTCGTGTTGGACAGG ATCACATCGACCGCAACGGAGGGTGACATCACCAGGGCCGTGCTGAAGTGGGCGGACTCCCATTGCAGGAAGAAGCGGGTCGACTTCAAGGTCGCATTGGCGTCCTTCCTGCCCAAGTTGCGGTTTCTGTCGCTGACGCCGCAGGAGTTCGTCCAGTTCTCCGCCCCGGCCGTGACTCGCGGCGCCATGACGGCGGCGGATGCGCTCGCGATCCTGACCGAGCTCATCCGCGGCCAttccaagcagctgccgccgtgGTTGTGCCGGGTATCGGGTCCACGCACGGGAATCCCCGCGCAGCCGTCCGCACAAGTCGCTTGA